One part of the Glycine max cultivar Williams 82 chromosome 14, Glycine_max_v4.0, whole genome shotgun sequence genome encodes these proteins:
- the LOC102665811 gene encoding RING finger protein 44, producing MPVNRGQGQTTRWYQLCFIPTSSDNSDDSDIESVVLTPSNLTQTSSTWQELSPPIPPESEPEIDWSLPPPPPPPPPPSPPPPLPNFLPLQRVVLTLGTPTSSTWQELFPPSSPLSSPPRPTRISSTWQELSPPSSPLSSRPPTNLEPEIDMSLSLLSPPPLLPDFLQSRPLQRASARTFNIEVQQDRHQPPSPSHVFEGDQSDCSMNVKNGITRVRVSEIDKLFHCPICMDEFKVGGDKACQLPCTHTYCSECILRWLDNNKTCPVCRLQLNGCSFDSINCNNGLDSQPQIPSLPSRSPIVHNDSPQRWENFSQSPPYLLQGIENSINDNNGLDSQPEILLPPPPPPPSAHNDLHRPWEYYFESPYLIVQDIENSEGGNSDEADYDSACDELGDPHEDGASQSVPAPLT from the coding sequence ATGCCAGTGAACCGTGGCCAAGGCCAAACCACAAGGTGGTATCAGCTATGCTTTATTCCCACTAGTTCAGACAATTCAGATGATTCAGACATAGAATCTGTAGTCCTAACTCCTAGTAACCTAACTCAAACTAGTAGTACATGGCAAGAACTTTCTCCGCCGATACCACCAGAATCAGAACCTGAAATTGATTGGAgtttaccaccaccaccaccaccaccaccaccaccgtcACCGCCACCGCCACTGCCAAATTTTCTACCACTTCAGAGAGTTGTACTAACTCTTGGTACTCCAACTAGTAGTACATGGCAAGAACTTTTTCCACCGTCATCACCATTGTCGTCACCACCACGTCCAACTCGAATTAGTAGTACATGGCAAGAACTTTCTCCGCCATCTTCACCATTGTCATCACGACCACCAACAAACCTAGAACCTGAAATTGATATGAGTTTGTCATTGTTATCACCACCACCACTGTTACCAGATTTTCTACAGTCTCGGCCTCTTCAGAGAGCTTCGGCTAGAACATTTAATATTGAAGTACAACAAGATAGACACCAACCTCCAAGTCCAAGTCATGTGTTTGAAGGTGATCAAAGTGACTGCTCAATGAATGTCAAGAATGGCATTACAAGGGTGAGAGTCTCAGAGATAGATAAACTCTTTCATTGCCCCATTTGCATGGATGAGTTTAAAGTGGGTGGTGACAAAGCATGCCAGCTACCCTGCACCCACACCTACTGTTCTGAATGCATTCTTCGTTGGCTTGACAACAATAAAACATGTCCAGTTTGCAGGCTTCAGTTGAATGGTTGTAGTTTTGATAGCATAAATTGCAATAATGGTTTGGACTCACAACCTCAAATTCCGTCCCTGCCATCACGGTCACCAATAGTTCATAATGATTCGCCCCAGCGTTGGGAGAACTTTTCCCAATCCCCTCCCTACCTTTTACAAGGTATAGAGAATAGCATCAATGATAATAATGGTTTGGACTCACAACCTGAAATTCTACTGCCGCCgccgccaccaccaccatcagctCATAATGACTTGCACCGGCCCTGGGAGTACTACTTTGAATCTCCCTACCTTATAGTACAAGATATAGAGAATAGTGAAGGTGGTAACTCAGATGAAGCTGATTATGATAGTGCATGTGATGAGCTTGGCGATCCTCATGAAGATGGAGCTTCTCAGAGTGTTCCTGCTCCACTAACTTAA
- the LOC100812776 gene encoding prolyl-tRNA synthetase associated domain-containing protein 1 isoform X2: protein MGFSKEQLLARLKELLINFSQYEHPAILTVEEGEKYVGHLGGGVSKNLFLKDKKQRFYLVSALKDTKVDIKVLSQRLGLGKGGLRMVPSEALGEILQVSLGCVTPFAVVNESARDVSLLLDQGFKTQEFCFFHPLSNDMTISINSNDLDKFLKSIGRDPSYVDFEANPPVGKDQPPDLAALVPSGTINLPDQPEKQPSSQPTEGNHVSVDEPKIISVVKSCVSGKNTKEKAVNKAHSSGNFADVELFVEEILHKTSRLLLSEIKEDTITQHGENLGTVVSDNLRKGLSSDLENLTMIFKNTAYTEGFHAGSRHQPRRF, encoded by the exons ATGGGGTTTTCGAAGGAACAGCTTCTTGCACGATTGAAG GAGCTTCTTATTAATTTTTCCCAGTATGAGCATCCGGCTATTTTGACAGTGGAGGAAGGG GAAAAGTATGTTGGACATTTGGGGGGTGGAGTgagtaaaaatttgtttttgaag GACAAGAAACAGCGGTTTTATCTTGTTTCTGCTTTAAAGGATACCAAAGTGGATATAAAAG TGTTATCTCAGCGGCTTGGTTTAGGAAAAGGAGGTCTAAGAATGGTGCCTTCAGAGGCTTTAGGTGAAATACTTCAG GTGTCCTTGGGTTGTGTCACTCCATTTGCAGTGGTGAATGAATCTGCACG AGATGTTTCACTGTTATTGGATCAAGGGTTCAAGACTCAGGAATTCTGTTTCTTCCATCCGCTATCAAATGACATGACCATAT CTATAAACTCTAATGATCTTGACAAATTTCTCAAGTCAATAGGAAGGGATCCCTCATATGTTGATTTTGAG GCCAATCCTCCAGTGGGGAAAGATCAACCACCTGATCTAGCTGCTCTAGTTCCATCTGGCACAATTAATTTGCCTGACCAACCAGAAAAGCAACCTTCATCACAACCTACAGAAGGAAACCATGTTTCTGTGGATGAGCCCAAGATTATTTCAG TTGTCAAGTCATGCGTTAGTGGGAAAAATACAAAGGAGAAAGCAGTCAACAAAGCTCATTCGTCAGGCAACTTTGCAGATGTTGAGCTATTTGTCGAAGAAATATTGCATAAAACATCAAGATTATTGCTTTCAGAG ATCAAGGAAGACACTATAACGCAACATGGAGAGAATTTGGGAACTGTCGTGTCTGACAATCTACGGAAAGGCCTGAGCTCAGATTTGGAAAACCTTACT ATGATATTTAAGAACACAGCATACACAGAAGGATTTCATGCTGGTTCTCGCCATCAACCTAGACGCTTCTGA
- the LOC100812776 gene encoding prolyl-tRNA synthetase associated domain-containing protein 1 isoform X1 yields MGFSKEQLLARLKELLINFSQYEHPAILTVEEGEKYVGHLGGGVSKNLFLKDKKQRFYLVSALKDTKVDIKVLSQRLGLGKGGLRMVPSEALGEILQVSLGCVTPFAVVNESARDVSLLLDQGFKTQEFCFFHPLSNDMTISINSNDLDKFLKSIGRDPSYVDFEANPPVGKDQPPDLAALVPSGTINLPDQPEKQPSSQPTEGNHVSVDEPKIISAKVVKSCVSGKNTKEKAVNKAHSSGNFADVELFVEEILHKTSRLLLSEIKEDTITQHGENLGTVVSDNLRKGLSSDLENLTMIFKNTAYTEGFHAGSRHQPRRF; encoded by the exons ATGGGGTTTTCGAAGGAACAGCTTCTTGCACGATTGAAG GAGCTTCTTATTAATTTTTCCCAGTATGAGCATCCGGCTATTTTGACAGTGGAGGAAGGG GAAAAGTATGTTGGACATTTGGGGGGTGGAGTgagtaaaaatttgtttttgaag GACAAGAAACAGCGGTTTTATCTTGTTTCTGCTTTAAAGGATACCAAAGTGGATATAAAAG TGTTATCTCAGCGGCTTGGTTTAGGAAAAGGAGGTCTAAGAATGGTGCCTTCAGAGGCTTTAGGTGAAATACTTCAG GTGTCCTTGGGTTGTGTCACTCCATTTGCAGTGGTGAATGAATCTGCACG AGATGTTTCACTGTTATTGGATCAAGGGTTCAAGACTCAGGAATTCTGTTTCTTCCATCCGCTATCAAATGACATGACCATAT CTATAAACTCTAATGATCTTGACAAATTTCTCAAGTCAATAGGAAGGGATCCCTCATATGTTGATTTTGAG GCCAATCCTCCAGTGGGGAAAGATCAACCACCTGATCTAGCTGCTCTAGTTCCATCTGGCACAATTAATTTGCCTGACCAACCAGAAAAGCAACCTTCATCACAACCTACAGAAGGAAACCATGTTTCTGTGGATGAGCCCAAGATTATTTCAG CAAAAGTTGTCAAGTCATGCGTTAGTGGGAAAAATACAAAGGAGAAAGCAGTCAACAAAGCTCATTCGTCAGGCAACTTTGCAGATGTTGAGCTATTTGTCGAAGAAATATTGCATAAAACATCAAGATTATTGCTTTCAGAG ATCAAGGAAGACACTATAACGCAACATGGAGAGAATTTGGGAACTGTCGTGTCTGACAATCTACGGAAAGGCCTGAGCTCAGATTTGGAAAACCTTACT ATGATATTTAAGAACACAGCATACACAGAAGGATTTCATGCTGGTTCTCGCCATCAACCTAGACGCTTCTGA